Within the Gemmatimonadota bacterium genome, the region CGGACCTGGCGCACGCTGGAGGAATACGCGGGAACCCCCGAGTTCCAGGATCTCGTGGAACGGGAGTTTCCGAGCCTCTTGCCGGAAACCCATTCGCCCGCGTCCCGAAGGCAGTTCCTCAAGGTCATGGGCGCGTCTGTGGCGCTGGCGGGTATGGCGGGGTGTCGCTGGCCCCAGGAGACGATCGTCCCCTTCGCCAGCCGTCCGAAAGGACTCACGCCGGGGGTGCCGCAGCACTTTGCCACGGCGATGGACCTCTCCGGTGCAGCCCGTCCGCTGATTGCGACAAGCTACGACGGCCGCCCGGTCAAGCTGGAGGGGAACCCGGAACATCCCGCCAGCCTGGGCGGCGCGGATCTCCTGTCGCAAGCGGCCATTCTGGGACTTTACGACCCGGAGCGAAGCCGACATCCGATCCTTCGCGACGGAGGCGGAACCGGTTCCTCCCGCACGGTGGAGGACTTTCTTCAGGAAGCCCGTGCGCATTTTCGCACACTCGGCGCAAGCGGCGGACAGGGTCTTCGGGTCCTCTCGGAAGCCTCGTCCTCGCAAACACTGGCCCGGATGAAGCGGGAGTTCCTGCACGCCTTCCCGAAGGCGGTCTGGCACGAGTACGATCCCCTCTCCAGAGATGCCGAGCGCGAAGGCACCCGGACGGCTTTCGGTACCCCGTATCGTCCCCACTACTCGATGGATGCGGCAGAGGTCATTGTCTCGCTCGGCGCGGACCTACTGGGATCACACCCGGAATCGGTGAGAAACGCCCGGGACTTCGCCTCCCGGCGGCGTGCCGCCGACGGCACGATGAACCGGCTGTATGTGACCGAGAGCCGATTCACGATCACCGGCGGGCAGGCGGACCATCGTCTCCCGGTGACGGAGGCGCGGATTGCGTCCCTTGCGTGGGCGGTTGCGAACGGTGTCTTCTCGTCGGGAGAGGTGTCGATTCCGGCGGCCGCCTCGGCTCTTCGCGATCGGATCGGAAGCGTTCATGTCGCCGACTCCGAGGCGAAGGTTGTGGCGGGAATGGTCCGGGACCTTCTCGCGCATCGGGGACACGGGATGGTCGCGGCCGGGCCGGGACAGGGCGCGGATGTTCACGCGCTGGCGCATCTGCTGAATGTCGCGCTTGGGAATGCCGGCGGCCCGGTGACCTACACCGCGGACCCGGACCCGGATCGCGAGACCCATGTCGCGTCCATCGGGTCGTTGGCCACCGCCGCCGCCTCGGGGCAGGTGGAGACGCTGGTCATCCTGGGCGGGAACCCGGCTTATGACGCCCCCGCGGACCACCGTTTCGCGGACGCGCTGACCCGGGTACCCCACGCCATCCACCTCTCGCTGTACGATGACGAGACCTCGCGCGCCTGCCGGTGGCATCTTCCGCGCACGCACTTCCTCGAAAGCTGGGACGACGCCGCCACATGGGATGGAACCGCCTCGGTGGTTCAGCCGCTGATCGCCCCGCTCTACGGCGGGTGGACTCCGGCGGAGCTGATCGCGTTCCTCGCAACCGGAGAATCGGCCCGCGGACACGACCTCGTCCGTCAGACTTGGCGCGACGCTTCAGAGGGAGACGCCGCCTTC harbors:
- a CDS encoding TAT-variant-translocated molybdopterin oxidoreductase, which translates into the protein MPSMNTGASRTWRTLEEYAGTPEFQDLVEREFPSLLPETHSPASRRQFLKVMGASVALAGMAGCRWPQETIVPFASRPKGLTPGVPQHFATAMDLSGAARPLIATSYDGRPVKLEGNPEHPASLGGADLLSQAAILGLYDPERSRHPILRDGGGTGSSRTVEDFLQEARAHFRTLGASGGQGLRVLSEASSSQTLARMKREFLHAFPKAVWHEYDPLSRDAEREGTRTAFGTPYRPHYSMDAAEVIVSLGADLLGSHPESVRNARDFASRRRAADGTMNRLYVTESRFTITGGQADHRLPVTEARIASLAWAVANGVFSSGEVSIPAAASALRDRIGSVHVADSEAKVVAGMVRDLLAHRGHGMVAAGPGQGADVHALAHLLNVALGNAGGPVTYTADPDPDRETHVASIGSLATAAASGQVETLVILGGNPAYDAPADHRFADALTRVPHAIHLSLYDDETSRACRWHLPRTHFLESWDDAATWDGTASVVQPLIAPLYGGWTPAELIAFLATGESARGHDLVRQTWRDASEGDAAFDQHWRRVLHDGFAADRRRESMVPSVTGGSWDAVKSPDTAPGIGMEVVFAGDACLHDGRFANNGWLQELPDPSTKLTWGNAALIAPSDAGGLRTGDVVRLSRGGRSMEIPAMILPGQAKGSVAVALGYGRTRGGQVAEGVGADGYAFRTSDLQGYASGVLMEKTGRRAKLAVTQEHHILDDTTQGRGEAARLPTLYRQGTLSEFRHDPAFARHMDHHPPLKSLWKEHSFDGHLWGMSIDLTACNGCSACVVACQAENNIPVVGPREVANGREMHWLRVDRYFTGDPDDPEVGHLPVPCQQCENAPCEQVCPVAATTHTEEGLNDMVYNRCIGTRYCLNNCPYKVRRYNWFHNTKDQEGVRQMANNPEVTVRTRGVMEKCTYCVQRITAVRIQAKNDGRPITDGEITPACAQTCPAKAIVFGDLSDPDSRVQSLREDGRSYVLLEELNIRPRTSYLARLRNPGDGQSAASGDHGHQDHRG